The following DNA comes from Streptomyces pristinaespiralis.
CAACGTCGTCGTGAAGACCGGTGCGTTCCTGCACAAGGCCGTGGTCCACGACAACGTCTACATCGGCCCGCAGAGCAATCTCCGCGGCTGCGTCATCGGCAAGAACACGGACATCATGCGGGCCGCCCGCATCGAGGACGGCGCCGTCATCGGTGACGAGTGCCTCGTCGGCGAAGAATCGATCGTCCAGGGCAACGTCCGGGTCTATCCGTTCAAGACCGTCGAGGCCGGCGCGTTCGTGAACACGTCCGTCATCTGGGAGTCCCGGGGACAGGCGCATCTGTTCGGTGCCAGAGGCGTGTCCGGCATCCTCAACGTGGAGATCACGCCGGAGGTCGTGGTGCGCCTGGCCGGCGCGTACGCCACCACGCTGAAGAAGGGCGCCACGGTCACCACCGCACGTGACCACTCGCGTGGTGCCCGGGCCCTGAAGCGAGCGGTGATCTCCGCACTGCAGGCCAGCGCCATCGACGTACGCGACCTGGAGAACGTGCCGCTGCCCGTGGCGCGCCAGCAGACGGCCCGTGGAAGCGCGGGCGGCATCATGATCCGTACGTCACCGGGCGTGCCCGACTCCGTCGACATCATGTTCTTCGACGAACGCGGCGCGGACCTGTCTCAAGGTGGGCAGCGCAAGCTGGACCGGGTGTACGCGCGTCAGGAGTACCGGCGTGCGTTCCCGGGCGAGATCGGCGATCTGCACTTCCCGTCGAGCGTCTTCGACTCGTACACCGGATCCCTGCTGCGGAACGTGGACACCACGGGGATCGCCGAGTCGGGCCTCAAGGTCGTCATCGACGCGTCCAACGGCAGCGCCGGTCTGGTGCTGCCGAGCCTGCTGGGACGCCTCGGGGTCGACGCGCTGACGATCAATCCCGGTCTCGACGAGTCGCGTCCGACGGAGTCCGCGGACACCCGGAGGTCCGGCCTCGTCCGGCTCGGGGAGATCGTCGCCTCCGCGCGTGCGGCGTTCGGTGTCCGCTTCGATCCCGTCGGTGAACGGATCTCGCTGGTCGACGAGCGGGGCCGGATCGTCGAGGACGACCGTGCGCTGCTGGTGCTGCTCGACCTGGTGGCCGCGGAGCGGCGCAGCGGCGGCGTGGCTCTCCCGGTCACGACGACGAGGATCGCCGAGCAGGTCGCGGCGTACCACGGCACGCAGGTCGAGTGGACGACGACGTCCCCCGACGACCTGACCCGGGTGTGCCGGGAGGAGACCACGATCTTCGGCGGCGACGGCCGTGGCGGCTTCATCGTGCCGGAGTTCAGCAGTGTCTTCGACGGTACGGCCGCGTTCGTGCGGCTCGTCGGCCTGGTCGCCCGTACGCAGCTCACCCTGAGCCAGATCGACGCCCGGATCCCGCGGGCCCATGTGCTCAGACGGGATCTCGCGACGCCGTGGGCGGTCAAGGGTCTGGTGATGCGGCGCGTGGTCGAGGCCGCGGGGGACCGGCACGTGGACACCACCGACGGTGTGCGGGTGGTGGAGGCCGACGGCCGGTGGGTGATGGTGCTCCCCGACCCGTCGGAGGCCGTCACCCATCTGTGGGCGGAGGGGCCGGACGACGCGTCGGCCCAGGCGCTCCTGGACGAATGGTCCTCCGTCGTGGACAGCGCAGGTCACTGACGGAATTGCCGGTGTGCCGGCGGACGCCCGTGGGGCGTCCGCCGGCACACCGGTGGGGCCATTCGGCGGTAGCGGTTGCGACGTGCGACGATGTGCGGCATGTCGCAGCAGCCCCCCGTTCGGAGCACAGGTTCTCCGCCCGCGCGCCCTGATGCGTCGATGTCGCTGCTGACGAACGTCATGGAGCACAGCCTCGACGACGGGTACGCACAGGCGGCTGCCCGGCGGGCCGAGGGCGGCGGCATGCCCCGTACGCTGCGCGCCAAGCTGGGACTGGCCGCCGGGCTCGTGCTCGCGGCCGCGGTCGTCACGCTCGGAGCCGCCGAGGCGCAGATCTCCGCGCCGGTGCTGGCGAAGGAGCGCGAGGAGCTGATCGACCGCGTCGAGGCGCAGACGAAGAAGGCCGACGCCGTGGAGCGGGACGTCGAGGCCCTGCGGTCCGACGTCGAGGAGCGGCAGCGCAAGGCCCTCAACACGCAGGGCGAGGAGCAGGGCGCGACGGTACCGCTGCTGGCGGGTGCCACCGAGGTGCAGGGCCCCGGCGTCAAACTCGTCGTGGACGACGCCAAGGGGACCGACCAGGGCGGCGACGGGCCGCGCGAGAGCAGCGGCTTCTCCGACACCGGCCGGGTACGGGACCGGGACATGCAGCGGGTCGTCAACGGCCTCTGGGAGTCCGGCGCCGAGGCGATCGCGATCAACGGGCAGCGGCTGACCGCCCTGTCGGCGATCCGCGCGGCGGGCGACGCCATACTGGTCGACAACAGGCCGCTGGTGCCGCCGTACACGGTGCTCGCGGTGGGGGACGGCAGCAGGCTGCGTACCGCCTTCCAAGGCAGCGCCGACGGGCAGTATCTCCAGGTCCTGAAAGAGGACTTCGGTATCCGCACCAGCATCTCCGACGAGGAGTCGGTGCGTCTGCCCGCGGCCACGAGCTTGATCGTACGAACAGCTGAGCCGACGACCGCCGATGCCCCGCAGGGCAGTGGGCAGGGAGCGGCCGAATCAGAGAAGGGCACATCGTGATCGCGGTACTGGGCCTCGTCGTGGGAGTCGTGGTCGGGCTTTTGGTCCGGCCCGAAGTGCCGGCGGTGGTCGAGCCCTATCTGCCGATCGCGGTCGTCGCCGCACTCGACGCGGTGTTCGGCGGTCTGCGGGCCATGCTGGACGGGATCTTCGTCGACAAGGTCTTCGTCGTGTCCTTCCTCTCGAACGTCGTGGTGGCCGCGCTGATCGTGTTCCTCGGCGACAAACTGGGCGTCGGCGCGCAGTTGTCCACGGGTGTGGTCGTCGTGCTGGGCATCCGGATCTTCTCCAACGCCGCGGCCATCCGCCGGCACGTCTTCCGGGCGTGACGATGAGCAGCGAAGAGACTCCCAGGAACGAGGCGCCGCAGCCGCGGACCCCGCGTGCCCAGCCGCTGCCGCAGGCGCAGCCGCCCGCGCCGCCCGTTGCGCAGGAACCCGGTCCGTCGCGGGCCGAGGGCCCGACCGGGCGGCAGCGGCTCGGTGCGGCGGTGTGGCCGCCGCGGGTGACGCGCGCCCAACTGATCGTCGCGGTGCTGCTGTTCGTCCTCGGTCTCGGCCTGGCCATCCAGGTCCGTTCGAACAGCGACGAGAGCGCGCTGCGCGGTGCCCGGCAGGAGGACCTGGTCCGCATTCTCGACGAGCTGGACAACCGCACGCAGCGGCTCGAGGACGAGAAGCAGCGCCTCGAGGACCAGCGCACCGAGCTCGAGAACAGCTCGGACCAGGCGGAAGAGGCCCGGAAGCAGACGCAGCAGAAGGAGCAGCAGCTCGGCATCCTGGCCGGTACGGTCGCGGCTGAGGGGCCGGGCATCACGCTCACGATCCAGGACCCCGCCGGCACCGTGGAGTCGGACATGCTCCTCGACACGATCCAGGAGCTGCGCGCCGCTGGGGCGGAGGCGGTCCAGGTGAACGGCACCCGGGTCGTGACGGACACCTTCTTCTCGGGGTCCGCCGGGAACATAGAGGTCGACGGCAAGCGGATCAGCGCTCCGTACACCTTCAAGGTCATCGGCAAGCCGCAGGATCTGGAGCCGGCGCTGAACATCCCCGGGGGTGTCGTGCAGACCCTGGAGAAGGAGCAGGCCACGGCCACTGTGGAGCGATCAGAGAAGATCATTGTCGACGCCTTGCGACCGGCGGAGCGGCCTGACTACGCTCGGTCGTCACCGCAGTGAAGCGGGGGGACATGGGGACTGCCGGACCCGGGCAGAGGATTGCAGGGGGGCGACGCATCACATATGTGGTGCGTGGTGGAAACTGTCCGGAGGGTACGGACGTTGTGAGGGTGTCCGGTTCGGCAGGTGTGTTGGTTGAGGGTTCGTCCTGCCCCACGGGCGGGTCTATTTCGGTCAAGGGGAAACGCCCGTGAAGTTGTTTGCGAAGTTGTTCGGCAAGAGCTCACGCGAGGACGGCAACGCCCGCCATCGCGCGCCGCGTCATGGCCAGAGCGAGGAGCAGGGCGGCGAGCGCCCGCTGTTCCGGGACGAGGTGGCCGGTGGTGACAATTCGGGCGGACAGGGCGCGTCGTCTGTTGACCCTGCCGGTGCCCGCGGCATAGGTTTCGGGGATCCATCAACCTCAAGTGCGGGTGGAGGGTTTGCCTCCGACCCGTATGCGACCAATCCCCACGCGGGACAGCCGCGGCAGGAGGATCCGTCCATGGCGGGTTTGCCGGTTTGTTCGAGGTGCGGCCACCGGAACACCGAGGCCGGTCGGTTCTGCTCCAACTGCGGTGCGCCGCTGAGGGGTGGCGCGCCGGCCGAGCGTGCGTCGGAGACGACGTCGACGATCTCGATCTCCGGCATCGAGGCCTACGACTCGGAGGTGACCGGCCAGACCGCCGTTCCCTCGCTGTCGCCGGAGGCCCAGGCCGCCGTCGAGGCGCTCCCGCTCGGCTCCGCGCTCCTGGTCGTGCGCCGCGGGCCCAACTCGGGCAGCCGCTTCCTGCTGGACGGTGAGCTGACCACGGCGGGACGTCATCCGCAGAGCGACATCTTCCTCGACGACGTCACGGTGTCGAGGCGGCACGTGGAATTCAGGCGCGGCCCGGACGGCGGTTTCACCGTCTCCGACGTCGGCAGCCTCAACGGCACGTACGTGAACCGTGAGCGGATCGACTCCGTGGTCCTGGCCAACGGCGACGAGGTTCAGATCGGCAAGTACCGGCTGGTCTTCTACGCGAGCCAGCGGGGCGTGTAAACCTCCCCAGACGTTGTCCGGGGTGACCCCCAGGGAAGGCACATGCTGCGAACACCGACGGGCGGTGCCGGTCACGGCACCGCCGCCGCGGGTGACCGCCCGATGAGCATCGGCGCGGTCCTCGGGCACCTGCGCGACGAATTCCCGGAAGTCACGATCTCCAAGATCCGTTTCCTGGAGTCCGAGGGCCTGGTCGAGCCGAGCCGTACGCCCTCCGGGTACCGCAAATTCACGGCCCGGGACGTCGAGCGGCTCGCGCTCGTCCTGCGGATGCAGCGTGACCACTACCTGCCCCTGAAGGTGATCCGCGAGCAGTTGGACGCCCTCGAGCGGGGCGAGCGGGTGCAGCTGCCCGCCCAGGGTCCGCAGCGGGAGCTCTTCGACGGTTCCTGGGACCCGGATGCCGAGCGTCCGTCCTCGGGCCGCATCGGCCGTGCGGCCTTGCTGGCCGCCGCCGAGGTCTCCGAGGAGGAGCTCGCGGAGTGGGAGTCGTACGGCCTGCTCACCCCGGACGGGGACGGCGCCTACGAGCCGGAGGCCGTCACGGTCGCACGGATGGTCGCAGAGCTGGGCAGATTCGGTCTCGAGCCCCGGCACCTGCGCGCCATGAAAGCGTCCGCCGACCGCGATGCCGGCCTGGTCGAACAGGTCGTCGCTCCGCTGCGCCGGCACCGGAATCCGCAGACCAGAGCCCATGCGGAGGCGACCACGAAAGAGCTCGTGACCCTGTCCGTGAGACTCCACGCGGCACTGGTGCAGACCGCCCTCGGAGTGCGGCTCCACTGATCTTGGACCAGCCCGACTACCCAAACCGGTCGCGCACGTCCTAGGGTTGCTGTGTGAACGAGCTCGACGTTGTGGGTGTCCGGGTCGAAATGCCCTCGAACCAACCGATCGTGCTCCTGCGTGAAGTGGGAGGCGATCGGTACCTCCCCATCTGGATCGGTCCCGGGGAGGCGACCGCCATTGCCTTCGCCCAGCAGGGCATGGCACCGGCCAGGCCGCTGACCCACGACCTCTTCAAGGACGTGCTGGAGGCGGTGGGCCAGGAGCTCACCCAGGTCCGCATCACCGACCTGCGCGAAGGCGTCTTCTACGCGGAGCTGGTCTTCGCCAGCGGGGTCGAGGTGAGCGCCAGGCCGTCCGACGCGATAGCGCTCGCCCTGCGCACCGGCACGCCGATCTACGGCAGTGACGGGGTGCTGGACGACGCGGGCATCGCCATCCCGGACGAGCAGGAGGACGAGGTGGAGAAGTTCCGCGAGTTCCTCGACCAGATCTCTCCCGAGGACTTCGGGTCCAGCAACCAGTGACGGTTCCGCCACGCGGGGGGCGGCTGACCGCCCCGTGTCGGCGCATTCGAGCAGCCTTTCCCCGGATGGGGGCACGGGAAACCACTCTCAGGGTGATTATCACTCGGCGTGCCGAGTGTGGCGATCGTTGACGCACCCCTGGTGACTCCCTACCTTCGAGGTGGCAGGTCAAGGACGGAGGTCGGCGTGAGAAGCAGCGGCGACAGTACGGCTGGGGGCGGCCCCGGACCCGGTCCGGTGGAAAGCGGGCCGTATCCGCTGCACGACAGCGCAGCCGCGCCCTCCACCGACACCATCGGCTACCGCGGGCCAACGGCCTGCGCGGCAGCCGGGATCACCTACCGGCAGCTCGACTACTGGGCGCGCACGAGTCTCGTGGAGCCGAGCGTCAGGCCCGCCTACGGCTCCGGCACGCAGCGGCTCTACAGCTTCCGCGACGTGGTCGTCCTCAAGATCGTCAAGCGCTTCCTGGACACCGGAGTGGCGCTGCAGAACATCCGGGCAGCCGTCCAGCACCTGCGGGCCCGGGGGTTCCGCGACCTCGAGCGCATGACGCTGATGAGCGACGGCGCGACGGTCTACGAATGTTCGTCGCCCGACGAGGTGGTCGGCCTGCTCCAGGGCGGCCAGGGCGTCTTCGGGATCGCCGTGGGCGTGGTGTGGCGGGACGTCGAGACGGCCCTTTCGCAGCTGCACGGCGAGCGGATCGACACGGGCGAGACCCTGGTGGGCCACAACCCCGCGGACGAGCTGGCCAGGCGCAGACGCGACCGGGCCGTCTGACGGTGCTCGCCGCTCCCCGTTGTCAGTGCTGTGGGGGAGCATCGGACATGTGAGAACCGCGCCGACGATCCTGCATCTCGACATGGATGCCTTCTTCGCCGCCGCCGAACAGGCGGCGAAGCCGTCGCTGCGCGGAAAGCCGGTGATCGTCGGTGGGCTCGGTCCGCGCGGTGTGGTGGCCACGGCCTCCTACGAGGCCCGACGCTTCGGCGTGCATTCGGCGATGCCGATGGCGCAGGCCAGACGCCTCGCACCGAACGCGGCCTTTCTCGTACCACGTTTCTCGCTCTACCGCTCCGTGAGCGAGCAGGTCATGGAGCTTCTGGGGCGTCTGTCGCCCCTGGTGGAACCGCTGAGCCTCGACGAGGCCTTCGTCGACCTGGAGGCCGGGGGCGCGGCGCATGACGCGCCCTCCGCCCGTGCGACGGGGGAGCGGCTGCGCGCCGACATCCGCACCGTCACGGGACTGACGGGGTCGGTCGGGCTGGCCGGCTCCAAGATGATCGCCAAGATCGCGTCCGAGCAGGCCAAGCCCGACGGTCTGGTGCTGATCGACCCCGGCACCGAGCGGGACCTCCTCGGGCCGATGCCCGTCCGGACCCTGCCCGGTGTGGGGCCCGCGACGGGGGAACACCTGCGGCGGGCCGGTATGACGACGGTCGCGGACCTCGCCGAGGCGGGCGAGGACGAGCTCGTACGGCTGCTCGGCAGGGCGCACGGGGCATCGCTGTTCCGGATGGCGCTGGGGCACGACGACCGGCCCGTGGTGGCCGAGCGGGACGCGAAGTCGGTGTCCGTCGAGGACACCTTCGACGTGGACCTGCACGACCGGGTGCGGGTCCGGCTCGAGGTGGACCGGCTCGCCGAGCGGTGCGTGCAGCGGCTCCGCGGAAGCGGCCACTCCGGCCGGACCATCGTGCTGAAGGTGCGCCGGTACGACTTCTCGACGCTGACGCGGTCGGAGACGCTGCGCGGGCCCACGGACGACCCCACGGTGGTGCGTGAGGCAGCCGGCAGGCTGCTGGAGTCCGTGGACACCACCGGGGGCGTACGGCTGCTGGGTGTGGGCGTGACGGGGCTCGCCGACTACACCCAGGAGGACCTGTTCGCGCAGGCCGCGGCGGAGGCGGAGGCCGAGGCGGCCGGGACGGCGCCCGAAGAGGGCGCGCCCATCGTGCCGGAGGGCGCCGGGTCCGAGACCGGCGAGCCGCACCGTGCCGAGGCCGGCCTGTCCGAGCCGGCGGAGCGGCGCTGGGCGGCCGGGCAGGACGTGCACCACGCGACGTACGGGCCGGGCTGGGTCCAGGGCAGTGGCGTCGGCAGGGTCACCGTGCGGTTCGAGGAGCCGTGGTCGCTGCCCGGCAGGGTGCGGACGTTCCGGGTGGACGACGAGGACCTTCAGGCGGCGGACCCGCTGCCGCTGGTGCGGCCCGCCGCGCGGCCGGAGGCGCCGCCGGAAGTGGCCGGGAGCGGGCAGGCCGGCCCGGCTGAGACACCGGGTGACGAGGCGGGGAGAACGCGGACCGCCTCCCCGCCGCCCGCCGCCGGCTCGGCGGCCTCCTCGGAGACGGCGCCACGGGCCTCGGCGGCCCCCACGGAGACGGCGCCACGGGCCTCGGCGGCCCCCACGGATACGGTGCCACCCGCCTCGGCGGCAGGCGGCGGCGAGCCGCCGGACCCATCGGTCACTGCTCGTCAGCCCGTCCCGGACCGGCGTCCGGGCTGACGGGCGCGGCGGGGGAGAGGCGGCGGGACAGCGGCGGTGGCAAGGGGCCCGGCCTGCGGGCCGGACCCCTGTCCCCTGGACGCCCGTGTGCGGGCGGCTCAGTCCTCCTGGCCCGCGACCCGGCCGAAGGAGCGGTCGCCGGACGCGGGTGCCGGTGCGGGAGGCGGACCGGAGAGGTCGAGCCCGTAGTGGTGGTAGAGCTGGAGTTCCTGCTCGGGCGACA
Coding sequences within:
- a CDS encoding mannose-1-phosphate guanyltransferase, encoding MKAVVMAGGEGTRLRPMTSSMPKPLLPVANRPIMEHVLRLLKRHGLTETVVTVQFLASLVKNYFGDGEELGMELTYANEEKPLGTAGSVKNAEEALKDDAFLVISGDALTDFDLTDLISFHKEKGALVTVCLTRVPNPLEFGITIVDEEGKVERFLEKPTWGQVFSDTVNTGIYVMEPEVFDYVQPDVPVDWSGDVFPQLMKEGKPIYGYVAEGYWEDVGTHESYVKAQADVLERKVDVELDGFEISPGVWVAEGAEVHPDATLRGPVYIGDYAKVEAGVEIREHTVVGSNVVVKTGAFLHKAVVHDNVYIGPQSNLRGCVIGKNTDIMRAARIEDGAVIGDECLVGEESIVQGNVRVYPFKTVEAGAFVNTSVIWESRGQAHLFGARGVSGILNVEITPEVVVRLAGAYATTLKKGATVTTARDHSRGARALKRAVISALQASAIDVRDLENVPLPVARQQTARGSAGGIMIRTSPGVPDSVDIMFFDERGADLSQGGQRKLDRVYARQEYRRAFPGEIGDLHFPSSVFDSYTGSLLRNVDTTGIAESGLKVVIDASNGSAGLVLPSLLGRLGVDALTINPGLDESRPTESADTRRSGLVRLGEIVASARAAFGVRFDPVGERISLVDERGRIVEDDRALLVLLDLVAAERRSGGVALPVTTTRIAEQVAAYHGTQVEWTTTSPDDLTRVCREETTIFGGDGRGGFIVPEFSSVFDGTAAFVRLVGLVARTQLTLSQIDARIPRAHVLRRDLATPWAVKGLVMRRVVEAAGDRHVDTTDGVRVVEADGRWVMVLPDPSEAVTHLWAEGPDDASAQALLDEWSSVVDSAGH
- a CDS encoding DUF881 domain-containing protein, with amino-acid sequence MSQQPPVRSTGSPPARPDASMSLLTNVMEHSLDDGYAQAAARRAEGGGMPRTLRAKLGLAAGLVLAAAVVTLGAAEAQISAPVLAKEREELIDRVEAQTKKADAVERDVEALRSDVEERQRKALNTQGEEQGATVPLLAGATEVQGPGVKLVVDDAKGTDQGGDGPRESSGFSDTGRVRDRDMQRVVNGLWESGAEAIAINGQRLTALSAIRAAGDAILVDNRPLVPPYTVLAVGDGSRLRTAFQGSADGQYLQVLKEDFGIRTSISDEESVRLPAATSLIVRTAEPTTADAPQGSGQGAAESEKGTS
- a CDS encoding small basic family protein gives rise to the protein MIAVLGLVVGVVVGLLVRPEVPAVVEPYLPIAVVAALDAVFGGLRAMLDGIFVDKVFVVSFLSNVVVAALIVFLGDKLGVGAQLSTGVVVVLGIRIFSNAAAIRRHVFRA
- a CDS encoding DUF881 domain-containing protein, which gives rise to MSSEETPRNEAPQPRTPRAQPLPQAQPPAPPVAQEPGPSRAEGPTGRQRLGAAVWPPRVTRAQLIVAVLLFVLGLGLAIQVRSNSDESALRGARQEDLVRILDELDNRTQRLEDEKQRLEDQRTELENSSDQAEEARKQTQQKEQQLGILAGTVAAEGPGITLTIQDPAGTVESDMLLDTIQELRAAGAEAVQVNGTRVVTDTFFSGSAGNIEVDGKRISAPYTFKVIGKPQDLEPALNIPGGVVQTLEKEQATATVERSEKIIVDALRPAERPDYARSSPQ
- a CDS encoding FHA domain-containing protein → MPHGRVYFGQGETPVKLFAKLFGKSSREDGNARHRAPRHGQSEEQGGERPLFRDEVAGGDNSGGQGASSVDPAGARGIGFGDPSTSSAGGGFASDPYATNPHAGQPRQEDPSMAGLPVCSRCGHRNTEAGRFCSNCGAPLRGGAPAERASETTSTISISGIEAYDSEVTGQTAVPSLSPEAQAAVEALPLGSALLVVRRGPNSGSRFLLDGELTTAGRHPQSDIFLDDVTVSRRHVEFRRGPDGGFTVSDVGSLNGTYVNRERIDSVVLANGDEVQIGKYRLVFYASQRGV
- the ftsR gene encoding transcriptional regulator FtsR, with translation MLRTPTGGAGHGTAAAGDRPMSIGAVLGHLRDEFPEVTISKIRFLESEGLVEPSRTPSGYRKFTARDVERLALVLRMQRDHYLPLKVIREQLDALERGERVQLPAQGPQRELFDGSWDPDAERPSSGRIGRAALLAAAEVSEEELAEWESYGLLTPDGDGAYEPEAVTVARMVAELGRFGLEPRHLRAMKASADRDAGLVEQVVAPLRRHRNPQTRAHAEATTKELVTLSVRLHAALVQTALGVRLH
- a CDS encoding bifunctional nuclease family protein, whose protein sequence is MNELDVVGVRVEMPSNQPIVLLREVGGDRYLPIWIGPGEATAIAFAQQGMAPARPLTHDLFKDVLEAVGQELTQVRITDLREGVFYAELVFASGVEVSARPSDAIALALRTGTPIYGSDGVLDDAGIAIPDEQEDEVEKFREFLDQISPEDFGSSNQ
- a CDS encoding MerR family transcriptional regulator, with amino-acid sequence MESGPYPLHDSAAAPSTDTIGYRGPTACAAAGITYRQLDYWARTSLVEPSVRPAYGSGTQRLYSFRDVVVLKIVKRFLDTGVALQNIRAAVQHLRARGFRDLERMTLMSDGATVYECSSPDEVVGLLQGGQGVFGIAVGVVWRDVETALSQLHGERIDTGETLVGHNPADELARRRRDRAV
- a CDS encoding DNA polymerase IV, whose protein sequence is MRTAPTILHLDMDAFFAAAEQAAKPSLRGKPVIVGGLGPRGVVATASYEARRFGVHSAMPMAQARRLAPNAAFLVPRFSLYRSVSEQVMELLGRLSPLVEPLSLDEAFVDLEAGGAAHDAPSARATGERLRADIRTVTGLTGSVGLAGSKMIAKIASEQAKPDGLVLIDPGTERDLLGPMPVRTLPGVGPATGEHLRRAGMTTVADLAEAGEDELVRLLGRAHGASLFRMALGHDDRPVVAERDAKSVSVEDTFDVDLHDRVRVRLEVDRLAERCVQRLRGSGHSGRTIVLKVRRYDFSTLTRSETLRGPTDDPTVVREAAGRLLESVDTTGGVRLLGVGVTGLADYTQEDLFAQAAAEAEAEAAGTAPEEGAPIVPEGAGSETGEPHRAEAGLSEPAERRWAAGQDVHHATYGPGWVQGSGVGRVTVRFEEPWSLPGRVRTFRVDDEDLQAADPLPLVRPAARPEAPPEVAGSGQAGPAETPGDEAGRTRTASPPPAAGSAASSETAPRASAAPTETAPRASAAPTDTVPPASAAGGGEPPDPSVTARQPVPDRRPG